The Comamonas sp. lk genome contains the following window.
CGGCGGCGCCATCGCCCTGGGTCACCCCTATGGCGTCTCGGGCCAGCGCCTGACCGGTCATGCACTGATCGAAGGCAAGCGCCGCGGTGCCAAGCGCGTCTGCGTGACCATGTGCATAGGCGGGGGCATGGGCGCGGCAGGCATCTTCGAAGTTCTGTAAGCGCCTGGATGTGAAAGCCGCAGTCCGGTCCGGATTGCGGCTTTTTATTTGAGCGATTTACATTGTTTTGATAGCTGAATGCGCAATACCCATAAGCGCTAGAGCCGGTTTTTACTGAATCTGAGTAGATTTGACTAGAGGTTTGCTATGCGTCTGCGTTCCACCATCGACTTTTTGCTCTATGACTGGCTCAAGACCGAAGAGCTCAATAGCCGTCCGCGTTTTGCCGATCATTCGCGCCAGACCTTTGATGCGGTAATGGACATCTGCGAGCGCATTGCCCGCGAGAAGTACGCGCCTTTCAACCGCACGGTTGACACGCAGGAGCCGCAGTTCGACGGCGAAAAAGTCATTCTTCCCGAATGCACTTATGAGGCACGCAAGGCCTTTGCCGAATCCGGCATGCTCAGCGCCGCGCAAGACTACGAGATAGGCGGCATGCAGCTGCCTTATACGGTGGAGGCTGCGGCCAACTGTTTTTTTGCGGCGGCGTCGATCAGCATAGGCTCCAATATGCTGACCAGCGGCAATGCCAATGCCATCCTGGTGCACGGCACCGAGATGCAAAAACAGGTGTTTGCCGCCAATGAATTCAACGGCCGCTGGGCCGGCACCATGTGCCTGTCCGAACCGCAGGCCGGCTCCTCGCTCTCCGACATCACCACCCGTGCCGAAGCCGATGGCCAAGGCTTCGAGGCCGATCCTCTGGGGCCGCGCTATCGACTCAAGGGCAACAAAATGTGGATCAGCTCGGGCGACCATGAGCTGACCGAGAACATCGTGCATCTGGTACTGGCCAAGATTCCCGGTGCTGACGGCAAGTTCATCCCCGGAGTCAAAGGCATCTCGCTGTTCATTGTGCCCAAGAAACTGGTGGATACCGAAGGCCGGTTGACGGGTGAGCGCAACGATGTGGCGCTGGCCGGCCTCAATCACAAACTGGGCTGGCGCGGAACGACCAATACGCTGCTCAATTTTGGCGAGGGCAGGTATCCGGTGCGCGGCGGCGCTGGCGCCCTTGGCTATCTGGTGGGCAAGCCCGGCGAAGGCCTCAAGTGCATGTTCCACATGATGAACGAGGCCCGGATTTCGATTGGCATGGCCGCTTCCATGCTGGGGCTGGCCGGCTATTACGCCAGTCTGGAATATGCGCAAAATCGTCCGCAGGGCCGCCCCATCGGAGAGGGTGGCAAGGATGCGAGCAAGCCCCAGTCGCGCATCATCGAGCATGCCGATGTCAAGCGCATGCTGCTGGCGCAAAAAGCCTATGGCGAAGGCGCGCTGGCGCTGAACCTGTATTGCGCGCGGCTGGTGGATGAGCAGTACACGGGCTCGCCCGAGGCTGCGGCCCAGGCCAAGCTGCTGCTGGAAGTGCTGACGCCTGTGGCCAAGAGCTGGCCCAGCGAGTTCTGTCTGGAGGCCAATTCTCTGGCAATCCAGATTCACGGCGGCTACGGCTATACGCGCGATTTTGCGGTGGAGCAGTACTGGCGCGACAACCGCCTGAACATGATTCACGAGGGCACGCACGGCATTCAGGCCATGGACTTGCTGGGTCGCAAGGTGGTCATGGATGGGGGCAAGGGCCTGCAGCTGCTGGCCGGTCGCATCAATGCCACCATTGAGCGGGCCATGGGCCGGGCGCAGCTCTCGGGCTATGCCAACCATCTGGCCAAGGCGCTGGCAGAAGTGGGCGCAGCCACCAAATCGGCCTGGGCAACCGGCAATCCACAGGAGGCGCTGGCCAATGCCGTGCCCTATATGCAGGCTTTTGGCCATATGGTCCTGGCCTGGACCTGGCTGGATGTGGCCCTGGCCTTGCTGGACAAGGATGAGGAGCTGGCCATTGCCGCACACAAGGGCGGTATTGCGGCCATGCGCTATTTCTTCCACTACGAGCTGCCCAAGATCGGCGGCTGGCTGCAGGTGGTCAAATCCAGGGACATGACTTGCGCCCAGATGCGGGAAGAGGAGTTCTAGGCCTTCATCGCTCTGCGCCCCAAGAAAAAGGCCCGCTGATGCGGGCCGTTTTTTTGGTGCTTGGAGCTCAGGGCTTGTCGCAGGAATCGCTGAGACCGGCCATGCCGGCCAGTTTTTGCATGCTGCTGCGCTGGCTCAGGCAAGCCTGGTGCCTGGCTTCGCCGGCCTTGGTCTGGGCCAGCAGCAAGGCCTTGGCACGCTCGGCCTGCAACTGGGCAATGCGTTCGCGGATCTGCGGCATCAGCGCGGCGGCAGCCTTCTCGCCTTCCACAATCGCGTTGGCACGCTGGCCGAAGTCGGCTGCACCTATATCGAGCACCTTGGGGCGAATGATGATGTCGGCCCGGGCCAGCTCGGCCTGGCCCAGCTTCTGGCCCATGATGGCAATCGACTGGTTGAGCGCGCCCAGCATGTTCTCGGGCGCCTTGCCACGTGCCTTGTTGGAGATATCCACGGCGATCACGATATCGGCGCCCAGATTGCGCACCGCATCCACGGGCACGGGGCTGACGATGCCGCCGTCGACAAAGTGGTACTTGCCAATCGTCACGGGCTGGAACACGCCGGGCACGCTGCTGGAGGCGCGCACGGCCTGGCCGGTGTTGCCGCGTGCAAACACGGTGCGTTCGCCATCTTCCAGGCGGGTGGAGACGACGACAAAAGGCTTGGCCATCTGTTCCAGCGGCTTGCGGTTTACCTGCTCGTTGACATAGTCCTCGAGCTTCTGGCCCAGCACCAGACCGCCGGAAGACAGTTGCAGATCGCGAATCTTGGCCTCGTCCAGCGCCACGGCTTTCTCTTGCAGCTCAAAGGCATTCATGCCGCTGGCGTAGAGCGCGCCCACCACGCTGCCGGCGCTGGTGCCGGCCAGCACCGAAGGGGTCAGGCCGTTGGCTTCCAGCATCTTGATGACGCCGATATGGGCAAAGCCTTTGGCCGCACCGCCGCCCAGGGCCAGGCCGATCTTGATGGGCGGGGCGGAAACCGTGGTGGCAGTCGCTTCAGGCGCGGCTGCGGAAGGGCTGGGTGGATTGCTACCGCAGGCGGCCAAGCCCAGCAGGCTCAAACACGCCAGAGGGCGCAAAAAAACATTCAAGCGCATGCCAGGAAATCCTGCTGTCTATGGGGCGCAAAGTATAGCTGGCCGCTGTTTCTGCCCTGTGAGCATTGCTATTCGCTTCTTTATTGATAGCTTTGAGCGAAATATGGGCAAGGGGTTTAGCGCAAATTCATTGAAACGATCAGCGACGGCATACGCCATGTTTGACAGATTTGATGCACAATAGTTTGTATGCCAACTAAATCCACGGACAGAGCCGAAGGCCAGCATGATCTCTCACAGGTGCGCTCGCGCTTCGGGCGGCTGATCGGCTCGGTGTACCGCCAATGGCGCCGGCAGGTGGATTTGAGTTTCAAGGACCAGGGGCTGACCGACGCGACCCGCATGCCCTTGGTGGTGCTGTATGCCAAGCAGGAGGCCATGCTGCAAAAAGAGCTGGCCAAGGCGCTGCATCTGGAGACTTCCTCGCTGGTGCGGGTGCTCGATCAGCTGCGTGCCATGCAGCTGGTGGACTGGGCCAGCGACCCGCAGGACCGACGTACCAAACGCATTGCCTTGACCGAGCAAGGCCGCGCGGCAGCAGCCAGCATCGTCGATAAAAGCCTGGAGATAGAGCACGAGATGCTGGCCGACCTCACGCCCGAGGAGCTTTCCGTGACCCGCGCCACGTTGGAAAAAATTGCCAAGCGCTTCGCTGCCATGAACGATTCCGAACCCGGCAGCACGCCCCGCTGAGCGTCTCAATCAAACCAGACTTCATGCCCGAGACAAGCACATTGAGCAAGTCCAGCTTATGGACCATCCCACCGGCCTGGTGGGTGGGCTTTGCACTGGTGGTCGGTGTGATGGGCGCGGCGCTGATCAGCCCGCTATATGCCTTGTACCGAGAGGCCTGGCAGCTGCGGGCCAGCGATATCTCGGCCATTTATGTGCTGTATATGGCGGGCGGCCTGTGCAGCCTGCTGTTTTTAGGGCGCCTGCCTGATCGCGTGGGCTTCAAGCGCGTGCTGCTGGTGTTTTTGGCGCTGACCTTGCTGGGCACGCTGGTGTCCATGCTGGCCTGGGACAAAAGCAGCTTGATTGTCGGACGCTTCATGGTGGGCGTGTCCTCCAGCCTGATCACCATCAGCGGCACGCTGGGGCTTACCGCCTTGCTCAGCCGTGACGGGCAGTCCTCGCCGCAGCGCGTGGCCATGTTGGCCAGCTTTCTCAATGTGTTCGGTTTTGGCCTGGGGCCGTTGATTGGCGGGGTGCTGGGCCAGTGGGGGCCCCAGCCCTTGCTGACGGCCTATATCCCCACGCTGATTCTGGGTCTGGTGGGCATGGCGGCCATCTACAAGCTGGAGCTGCCCGGGCATGCGCACCACGCCGCCCACGGCCAGGGCGTATTGCGCTGGCAGGACTGCATGCCGCGCCTGACCTGGCCGGCGCGTGCAGAGTCCGTCGCTTTCATGATGACCTGCGGCTTTCCGTTTTTGGCCTTTGGCGTCTTCGGCTTGTATGCCTCCATGGCGCCGCTGTTTCTGAAGCAGATGGTGAGCTGGCACGGCCCGTTTGTCAGCGGCACGGCGATTGCCGTGATTTTGCTGGCCTCGGCGGCCATTCAGATGCTGGTGTCGCGCATGCGCGTGCACCGCTGCGGACGGCTGGGCATGCTGGCGTTGGTGGTCAGCAATGCCTTGCTGATCGTCAATCTGCATGCGTCCTCCACCCTGATTTTTGTGGCCGGCGTGGCCTTGACGGCCATAGGCCATGGCATGTCCATGCTGGCGGGCATGTCCATGGTCAGCCGCATTGCCGGACCGGACAACCGCGCAGGCCTTTTGTCTACCTATCAGCTGATTGGGTTGATAGGTTCGATGCTGCCCATGATGGCCGTGGGCTGGATTGCCGATCATTGGGGCATCGACTGGGCGGTGACCCTGTTTGCCCTGATGGTCATGGTGTTGGGAACGGTGCTGGGATGGGCTTTTGCGCGGCATCCGCGCATGCGGGCCGTGGCACAGGAGTAAGAGATGAATGAGGATGGAAAAGACAGCGCCGCGCGTTCTTCGTTGGAAGCGCTGCCGCAGTCTGTAGTCGGCGCGGCCCCGTTTGCGGACCGGGTGCGCGTGCCCTTGTGGCTGCTGGTGCTGGTGACCCTGAGCGGCACCATGGCCATGCATATTTTCGTGCCGGCCTTGCCGGTGGCCGGTTCCGCCCTGCATGCCTCGCCCGCCAGCATGCAGCAGACCATCACGCTGTATGTGGTGGGTCTGGCGGTGGGCCAGCTGATCTACGGCCCGATTTCGGATGCCTGGGGGCGCAGACCGGCCTTGCTGATGGGTTTGGGCCTGTATCTGGGGGCCGGCTTGCTGGCCTTGTTCGCTCCCAGCCTTGAGTGGCTGCTGGCCGCGCGCCTGTTGCAGGCCCTGGGTGGTGCGGCCGGCATCACGCTGGGGCGGGCGATTGTGCGCGATACCTCCACGCCCGCGCGCATGACCAAAGATCTGGCCTTGCTCAATCTGCTGACTCTGGTGGGGCCAGGCCTGTCGCCCATCATCGGCTCCTATCTGGCAGAGCATTTTGGCTGGCGTGCCATCTATGTGTTTCTGGTCTGCATGGGCTGCGCCATGGTGATCTGCAGCTACAAGCTGCTGCCCGAGACCAGCAAACAGCGCAGCCCGCTGGCGGTCGCCGGTATCGCCAGGGATTACCGCCGCCTGCTGGGCAATCCCGTTTTTGTCGGCTTCATGCTGGGCGGCTCCTGCTCGACCACGGCACTCTACCCTTATCTGGCCACCGTGCCCTATATCGTGCATGAGCAGCTGGGCTACCCCATCAGCCAGGTGGGCTGGTTTGCCGCGGTGACAATTGTGGGCGCCAGTGTGGGAACCTTGATCACGCGGCGCTTGACCGGCAGCGTCAAACCCGAGATTTTTCTGTACCTGGGCGCAGGCCTGAGCTGCTCCATGGCCGTGCTGCTGCTGCTGGTCTATCAATGGGGGGCGCTCAACGCCACGGCTCTTGTGCTCATCAGCTTCACCATGACCATGGGGGCCGGGCTGGCCAGTCCAGCGGCGCTGTCGCGCTCGCTGAGCTCGGCGCCGGGGCTGGTGGGCTCGGCCGCCGGCTTTTATGGCTTTGGCCAGATGGCCATGGGCGCCATAGGCACCAAGCTGGTGGGCTATGGGGACGATCCCACAGTGGCCTGCGCCGTAACCCAGATCGCCATCACGGCGCTGGCGCTGGCGAGCTACCGCTTTGCCCAGCGGCGCTCTCCAGTCTAAGGCCGGCTCAGCGCATGGCCCGGCGCAGCCAGGCGCTGCTCCAGTCCACGGCCATGCTGAGCGCCAGCATGGCAATGATCACGGTGCTGGCCTGGGCATAGTGAAACAGCGACAGCTCAAAGTACAGCAGCTGGCCCAGCCCGCCGGCCCCCACAAAACCCAGGATGGCGGCCATGCGGATATTCATCTCCCAGCGGTACAGCGTATAGGCCAGCAGCTGCGGCGCAGCGCCGGGAAAAGTGCCGTAGCAAAACGCCAGCAAGCGGTTGCTACCGGCCAATTGCAGGGCGCGGGCCGGGGCGGCGGGCGTGTTTTTCAAGGCCTCGGCATACAGCCGCCCCAGCACGCCCGAGGTGTGCAAAGCCAGGGCCAGGGCCCCGGCAAACGGCCCCAGACCCACGGCTAGCGCCGTGATGGTGGCCCAGACCAGCTCGGGCACGGAGCGCAGCACGTTCAGCACCAGATTCCATGGCGCCCGCCAGCGCGGCAAGGCCAGCAGCAGGCCGGCCATGGCGGCCAGCAAGGTGCCGACGATGGAAATGGCCAGCGTCTCCCAAACGCCTTGCAGCACCTTGAGCAGCCAGGGCTGGCTCAGATCCGGCGGGAAAAAGCCCTGCACGAACTCGCCCATGCTGCTGGCTGCTTCCTGGGTGAACAGGGCCGGTAAATTCATGTCCAGCAGGCGCAGACTGCCCCACAGTCCTGCGATGGCTGCTATCAAAAACAGTGTGCTGCGCCAGCCAAAAGGCAGGGCGTGCGCGGCGGGCACCGCATCGAGTGCGCTGCGCAGCCAGGTCGAGAGCAGATCGGCGGCCGCTACCAGCAGCATGAAGGCCAGCAAGATGCTGGCGGCTTCGCCGCCGTTGAGCATCTTCATGGCCTGATCCATGAGCTGGCCCAGACCGCCGGCGCCCACAAAACCCATGACCACCGAAGCGCGGATGGCGCACTCCCAGCGGTAGACGGTGTAGGAGGTCAGCTCCTTGGCCGCCTGCGGCAGCAGTCCGTAGAGCAGGGCCTGCAAGCGGCCCGCGCCGCTGGCGCGCAAGGCTTTGGCGGGGGCCGGGTCGGTGGATTCCAGAATTTCGGCATAGACCTTGGCCAGCATGCCGCCATAGGTCAGGCCCAGGGCCAGCACGCCGGCAGCCGGGCCCAGGCCGAAGACGCGCACGAACACCAGAGCCCAGACCAGCTCGGGAATGCCGCGCAAGATGGTAAGCACGCCACGTGCCACCGGGTTGAGGGTGACCCGCTCGCGTGCCGCACCGCTAGACAGATAGGCCATGGGCACGGCAATCACCAAGGCCAGCGCCATGCCGGCCGTGGCAATGGCCAGGGTCTCCAGCGCCGCCTGGCCCAGATAAGCCAGGAACTCGGCACCGGTTTCCGGCGGCAGAAAGCTGGCCAGAAAGTTGCCTATCACCTTGAGGTTGTTGGCGTCCAGAAACGGCTGCAGCGAAAAACCCGAGGTCTGCAGCATGGGCCACAGCAAGACCAAGGCAAGCACCAGCCAGGTCAGCCGTCCGCGCGCAGCGGGGTCCCGTTTCGCGAATCGGGCGCTTGAATCCGACACCACGTTTACCGGCATATCATTGCCGAGGCCGCAGAGTCCGCCAGGGCTTGAGCGGCTGCCGGGATGGCGGCATGGGCCGCGCCGCCTGTGCTGTTATGCATGGTGGGCAGAGGTTGAATCTGGCCGTCGGCCGCGGCATACAGCGCCTGCAGCTGCGCCTGCGTCACCTGGGCTGCAGGCAGATCGAAGGCAATGCGGCCGTCGCGTATGCCGACAATGCGCTCAAAGCAGCTCAGCGCCAGATCCACGGCATGCAGACTGGCCACCAGCGTGGCCTGGCGCGCCGCAGCTTCCTGCACCAGCAGTTGCACGGTGGCCAGAGACAGGGCCGGGTCCAGCGCCGATACCGGCTCGTCGGCCAGGATCAGGCCGGGCTGCTGGTAGAGCACGCGGGCAATGCCCACACGCTGCAGCTGCCCGCCAGAGAGCTGATCGCAGCGGGCAAACAATTTGTCTTCAAGCTGCACGCGGGCCAGGGCTTCGCGCGCGCCGGGAATGTCTTGCGGATAGGCCAGCGAGGCCAGGGCTTTCCACAGCGGCCACTGGCCCAGCTTGCCCGCCAGCACGGCGGTGATCACGCGCTGGCGCAAAGGTATGGGGGCAGCCTGGTGCACCGTGCCTATGCGGCTGCGCAGGGCTTTAAGCTGAGCCGCAGAAGTGTGGGCGGATACGGTTTGCTGCAGCACCATCATGCGGCCGGCCGTGGGCAGGTGGCTGCTGCCTAGGGTGTTGAGCAGCGAGGTTTTGCCTGCGCCCGAAGGGCCGATCAGCGCCATGTTTTCGCCTTGCGCGGCAGACAGGGAGATGCCCGAGAGTGCCACAAAGCCGTTGGCGTGGGTCAGACCTGCGTCCTCAAGAAGAAAGCTCATGAGACGGTTCTTTGAAAAAGATAGCGGCTGGCGTATATCAGTCAGACGCTAGCGGGCTAAAAGGCATGAAAAATGCCTTGTGAGAGAGAAATTAGAGCCGCATCACGGCATCGCGCGCCGTGATGCTTTTGGAGTGCTTATTTCAGCAAGCCGGCCGACTTGGCTGCCGCTTCGATGCCCACATAGTTTTCGGGCTTGGTAGCGATGAACTTGCTGGCGCGCTGCAAGTCCATGATGGCCTTGTGCTCGGGCTTGGCTGGGTCCAGTGCCAGGAAGGCGTCGGTCAGCTTCTTGATGATGGCCGGGTCCAGATCGCCACGCACCGTCCAGTTGTAGTCAAAGTAGGTGGGGGTGGTGGCGAACACGCGCACTTTGGAGGTGTCAACCTTCTTGGATTCCACCAGCTTGTCCCACACCGAGGTGTTGAGCACGCCCGCGTCGGCCTTGCCGGCGGCCACAAAGGCCACGGTGGCGTCATGCGCGCCGGAGTAAGCCACGGTCTTGAAGTCTTTTTCGGGGTTCAGGCTGGCTTGCTGCAGGAAAAAGCGCGGCATCAGGCTGCCCGAGGTGGACGAGGGTGCGCCAAAGGCAAAAGTCTTGCCCTTGAGGTCGGCCAGAGTCTTGATGTTGGGATCGGCCGTCACGAATTTGCTGGTGAAAACCGCATCTTCGGCGCGCTGCACGATGGGAATGGCCGTGCCGTTGGTGCGGATCTTCGCTTGCACAAAAGTAAAACCGCCCAGCCAGGCCATATCCAGTTTCTTGGTGGCCAGCGACTCGACCACGGCGGCGTAGTCGGAGACGGGGGTGAACACCACTTTCATGCCGGTGGCTTGCGACAGGTACTCGCCCAGAGGCTTGAACTTGCGCTGCAGCTCGGTGGGCGCTTCGTCGGGAATGGCCGACACGCGCAACACGGCCGGGGTGTCGGCGTGGGCGCTGATGGTCATCAGAGAAGATGCGGCAAAGGCTGCAACAGCCAGACCGCGCAGCGCCGTACGGCGAGCGGCCATGCGGCCAGCGAAGGAGTGCGTCATGAAGTGTTCCGTTCAAAAAGCTACCGCCGTCCGGATACACGGCGGTTTAACAGGTCGCAAGCGGGTGGCTTGCGGCGAATGAGAACCCATAGGCGGTACATCGACCGCTGGCGGCGATTGTTGCGCAAACCCTAAGTCCTCGCGGACCGCTTCGGTTAGGCCCTCGCAGCCGTGCTCCGGCATTACGCCGAAACTTTCAGCGGGCAGCGGCACAAGCCCAGTTCAACTCCATGGCCTGCACCTGAAGCTCAGAGCCTTGGCGCAACAACGCAAGATTTCCTACAGGAAAAAAACCATGTGCTTTGTACAAGCGCATGGCGGGAGAGTCCGCGACCGTGACGCCGAGGCGAACAAGTTGCGTTCCACATTTTTTGGCCCAGGCAAGTGCTTGGGTGAGCAGGGCATGGCCAGCACCCTGGCCGCGCACAGCAGGCTCGACCCACATCTGATAGATGTCGGCAACCCCGGGCTCCGAGTCGGACAGCTTGCACCAGATAAGTCCGCAGACCTGCTCATCATTGATGGCAAAAAGCACCCGGTCCTTGCCTCCGGTGGCCGCAGCAGCAAGTCGTTCGGACCAGTTGTCATCTGCTCTCGCGACCTCTGCCTCCCAAGTGCTGCCGAAGGCGTCGGGCGAATCCTGCAGCGCCTGCAGGCGCACATCACGGTACTTAGACCATTCCTGAGGGGTGACAGCGCGAATGGAGATCAAGAAGTGTCCTCTTTTGCCGGGTTGGCAATGAGCGCTTATCTTCGCATGCCCGCAGGGCGTGCCCAAGTGGCAGCGGCTGGCCTGCCACTTCAGGAAAGGTTTGAGCGGTCTCTGCCACGCCAAGCGCCACGGCATCCATGGAGGTACATGCATGTCGTGGCGCTTGAGTTGGTCAGCAAAGGCTGCTAGATCAAAGAATGGCTTCAATCAGGCTGGGGCCGGGGGTGTTGTAAGAGCGCGAGAGTGCCTGAGCCAGGGATTCCAGATTGCCGACCTTGACGGCGCTCACACCCATGCCCTTGGCAAGATCCGACCAGTCAATGATGGGCCTGTCCAGCGAGAGCATATCTGTGGCGCGCTTGCCGGGAGTACCCGCACCCACGGCCGCCAGTTCGCCGCGCAGGATGCCGTAGGCGCGGTTCACAAAGATCACCACGGTGACGTTGAGATTTTCCCGCGCCATGGTCCACAGCGATTGCAGGGTGTACATGCCGCTGCCGTCGCCTTCCAGTGCCAGAACCCGGCGCTCGGGCGCGGCCATGGCGGCGCCCACGGCTGCAGGCAGGGCAAAGCCGATGGAGCCGCCGCAGCTGGTCAACCAGTCGTGCGGAGCGGCATGTGCCGTCAGCGCATCAAAGCCCCGGCCGGTGGTCATGGCTTCCTCTACCACGATGGCATGGGCGGGCAGGGTGGCAGCCAGGGTTTTGCCAATGCCTTCGGGCGTCAAGGGGCCGGACAGGGCGACGGGCTCCTCCTGCTCGACCAGGTTAGCGGGCGCTAGGCGCTGGGCGTTCAGGGCTTCGCACAGAGCGGACAGAGCTTGCTCCGGGCAGTCTTCCGGTGTGGACAGGGTGAGGAATTCGCAACCTAGCGCCGTCAGGCGGCCAGGCTTGCCGGGGTAGGCGAAAAATGCCACGGGTGGCTTGGCGCCCACCAAAATGATGCGCTTGAATGGGGCCAAGGCGGCCAGGCCCAGATCCACGGCATAGGGCAGGCGGGGTACGCGCACCCGTCCGGCGCCGCGCTCCATGCGGGCGGTATAGAACTCGGCGCGCACCGTGCACTGCGTGGCAGCGGCAATCTTGCCGGCCAGGGTGGTGCATTTTTCGCGCAGGGCGCGGTCGCCCAGCAGGATCAAGGTGGATTGTGGCGCTTCACGCAGGGCTGCGATGATGGGCGCCCAATCCTGGGGCAGGGCTGCGCTGGCGGGAGCCGCTTGCTGGCTTACGGCTTGCGCGCTGGCATGCTGCGGTGCATCGGACGTATCAGGCACTTCAGACCAGGCCACATTGGCCGGCAGCACCAGGGTGGCAATGCCGCCGGGGCGCGCGTTGGCGCGGCGCACGGCTTGGGCGCCGTCGGCGGCAATGGCCTCCGCGCTGGCGGTGGTGTGCACCCAGTCGCTCATAGGAGCGGCAATGCCGTGAATGTCCGAGGTTAGCGGCGCATCCAGCTCCAGATGGCTGATGGCGTGATCCCCGACGATGTTGACAATGCCGGAGCGTGCTTTTTTGGCGTTGTGCAGATTGGCCAGGCCATTGGCAAGACCGGGGCCCAGGTGCAGCAGCGTGGCTGCGGGGCGGTCGGCCATGCGGTAGTAGCCGTCGGCCGCACCGGTGACCACGGTCTCATGCAGGCCCAGCACGCAGCGCATGCCCTCGATCTTGTCGAGAGCGGCCACGAAGTGCATCTCGGAGGTGCCGGGGTTGGTAAAGCACACATCCAACTGGTTGGCGATGAGTGTGTGGACTAGTGTTTCTGCACCATTCATGGGAGAGCTCTCCTGGGGTTGGGGCCGTATGCATGAGCGCAAGGGCCGTGCCGCTGCATTGAAGAAATAAAGACCATAGCGACTTGCGCTTTTACTGCAAGCATTTGCAATGACTTTTATATATTTTTCAGCGCAGCAATTGCGTTGCGCGCTATGTTTTTGCATTCGTTGTGAATACCCGAATCAAAGCCGGCAGTCAGACCGTAGCCCAGGGCTTGGCGGTCTTTGACGCGACGCGTTGAGTCGGCTTGCGCCGCTGACCGAAAATGCCAAGAGGCTGCCGTAAAGCACAAACGGCGCCAGGCAGTGGGTACTGAACCTGGCGCCGCCGTGAGTCCAGAGGCTGGATTGGCGTTGGGCGCGGCTTATTCCGGTTTGTAGTTGATGGACTTGAGCAGCGCGGCCTGTTGCTGGCTGGCCTGTTTGAGGTCGGCCATCAGCTCTTCGCTGGTCGCTGCCGTGGGTTCATCCATGCCCATTTCACGCACGCGCTTTTGCACGGCAGCCTTGCGGAAATGCGCCAAGGTGATTTCGCGCACTTTTTGCTGAATCGCTGGCGGGACATCGGGGCGAGACCAGACGCCAAACCAGCCGGCCTGTGCCAGTTGTGGGTAACCGAGCTCCTTGAAGGTCGGGGTGTCCGGCAGTTCGGCAATGCGCGTGGGGTAATTCACGGCAATCGGCTTGATCTTGCCGGCCTTGATCAGAGGCAGGGAGGTGGTCAGGCCGTCAAACATCAAAGGAATATGGCCGCCCATCAAGTCGGTCAAGGCAGGAGGAGAACCTTTGTAGCCCACATGTTTGAGCTGGATACTCGTCAGCTGTCCCAGCAGCATGCCAGAGGTGTGGCCCTTCATGCCGGTGGCGTAGGACGCAAAGTCCAGACCGCCCTTTTGGGTCTTGGTATAGCTGATGAGCTGCTGCAGATTGGAGACGGGCAGCTCCTTGTTGGCCACCAGAATCAGGCCGGTACGGCTGATCTGGGCCAGTGGCTTCAAGTCCTTGAACGGCTGGTAGTTGACTTTGTAGGCCAGAGGCGTCTCGGCGACGATACCGCCCTGAATCACCAGCAAGGTATGGCCGTCCTTGCCGTTGGCCATCAAGTCATTCACCGCCAGCACGCCGCCGGCACCCGGCTTGGATTCGACGATGACGGTCTTGCCCAGATCCTGCTGCAGACCCTCGGCCAGCAAGCGGGCCAGGGAGTCGGCACTGCCGCCGGCCGGCGCACCGACCACCAAGCGCAAGGGCTTGCTGGGCCAGTCGGCCTGGGCCTGAACCTGGGTGCTCAAGGCCGTGCCCAGCACGGCCATACCCAGTACCAATGTGTTGCGGCGTCGCTTGAAGTTCTGCATGTCTTGTCTCCTTGATGGTTTTTTGTGTGACTTAGAACGGTTTGTCGCCGATGATGGCTGCGCGCTCCATCTTGCGGGGGGCGGGCCAGTAGTCCTGCACGGCGTAGTGCTGGGTGCAACGGTTGTCCCAC
Protein-coding sequences here:
- a CDS encoding tripartite tricarboxylate transporter substrate binding protein, with protein sequence MAVLGTALSTQVQAQADWPSKPLRLVVGAPAGGSADSLARLLAEGLQQDLGKTVIVESKPGAGGVLAVNDLMANGKDGHTLLVIQGGIVAETPLAYKVNYQPFKDLKPLAQISRTGLILVANKELPVSNLQQLISYTKTQKGGLDFASYATGMKGHTSGMLLGQLTSIQLKHVGYKGSPPALTDLMGGHIPLMFDGLTTSLPLIKAGKIKPIAVNYPTRIAELPDTPTFKELGYPQLAQAGWFGVWSRPDVPPAIQQKVREITLAHFRKAAVQKRVREMGMDEPTAATSEELMADLKQASQQQAALLKSINYKPE